One Thermincola ferriacetica DNA window includes the following coding sequences:
- a CDS encoding sensor domain-containing protein, with translation MENSLSKSNFAKKRKIPIKITIIYMLIGSLWILFSDKILNNLFFDVSKISFFQTFKGLFFIGATGFLLYLLMRRYVSALAQSEMELYVREELFRTVQETSHEGFMIFTSIRNEQGKIIDFEVAYCNSEAARIMGFRVENIIGHSLLKAIPVFKENGLFEVFVNIVETGVSKHFEHSFRLNGCNLWFRNTAVKAGDGFAVCFSDITDSKKALEELRQERDFSQSLVDNARTIIMLWAMDGTITLFNKYAEELTGYTAAEVIGKKWWEIFTPKEIKPAIPELVERFQQGEVIETGEHPWIAKDGGRIEILWTHTLSYDAEGKPLVIISMGIDITDRKRAEEIINHMAYHDPLTDLPNRALFNDRLKLALAHAKRNKQLLAVMFIDLDRFKLINDTLGHAMGDRVLKDVAQRLTECLREGDTVARIGGDEFILIFPQIAKEQDVAKIALKIIETMKRPFKVEMQEFHLTTSIGVAIYPHDGQDAETLVKNADSALYLAKEQGNTYQLYTPSMNDKAYERLNTEQALCKALENDEFEVHYQPQVNIITGQITGMEALVRWKHPEKGLVYPGDFIQIAEETGLIIPIGEWVLRTACLQSKAWQDAGYSPVTVVVNLSARQFLQQNLVETITRILQETGMDPKWLELEITEGVIMKDVDYTVKVLQELAKMGIRITIDDFGTGYSSLNYLKRFPINTLKIDRSFIQGVVSDIQDAAIVSTIIVLARNLNLKVVAEGVETEEQYLFLRGKQCYDMQGYWFSRPVPAEEFEGLLKRQPFSRVVTMAEVAATEETNPLAKT, from the coding sequence ATGGAGAATAGCTTGTCGAAGTCAAATTTTGCCAAGAAACGTAAAATTCCGATAAAAATCACCATAATATACATGTTGATTGGCAGTCTGTGGATATTGTTTTCTGACAAGATTTTAAATAACCTGTTTTTCGATGTATCAAAAATCAGTTTTTTCCAGACATTCAAAGGATTATTTTTTATTGGGGCAACGGGCTTTCTGTTGTACCTGCTGATGAGGCGGTACGTATCGGCCCTTGCACAATCGGAAATGGAACTTTATGTCCGGGAGGAACTTTTTCGCACCGTTCAGGAAACTTCCCATGAAGGGTTTATGATTTTCACCAGTATTCGTAATGAACAGGGGAAAATTATTGATTTTGAGGTTGCCTATTGCAATTCGGAAGCGGCCCGGATAATGGGTTTCAGGGTAGAGAATATAATCGGTCATTCGCTGCTTAAAGCTATTCCTGTTTTTAAAGAAAACGGCTTGTTCGAGGTTTTTGTCAATATTGTCGAAACAGGCGTTTCCAAGCATTTCGAACATTCATTCCGGTTGAATGGGTGTAATTTATGGTTCAGGAACACAGCCGTTAAAGCCGGTGATGGTTTTGCTGTCTGTTTCAGCGACATTACCGATTCGAAAAAAGCTTTGGAGGAACTCCGGCAGGAAAGGGATTTTTCCCAAAGTCTGGTGGACAATGCCCGGACCATCATTATGCTTTGGGCTATGGATGGGACAATTACCTTGTTTAATAAGTACGCCGAGGAACTGACAGGGTATACGGCTGCTGAGGTAATTGGAAAAAAATGGTGGGAAATATTTACGCCTAAAGAGATTAAGCCGGCAATACCCGAACTAGTGGAACGTTTCCAACAGGGCGAAGTGATTGAAACAGGTGAACACCCGTGGATTGCCAAGGACGGAGGACGAATAGAGATTCTCTGGACCCATACGCTGTCATATGATGCTGAAGGTAAGCCTTTGGTTATAATTTCTATGGGTATTGATATCACTGACAGGAAGCGGGCGGAAGAAATAATTAATCATATGGCATATCACGATCCCTTGACTGACCTGCCTAACCGGGCGCTGTTTAATGACCGCCTGAAGCTGGCCCTGGCCCATGCCAAACGAAACAAGCAGCTTTTGGCAGTGATGTTCATAGATTTAGACCGGTTTAAACTAATAAATGATACATTGGGCCATGCCATGGGTGACCGGGTATTAAAGGATGTGGCCCAGCGGCTCACCGAGTGCCTGCGGGAAGGTGATACGGTGGCCCGCATCGGTGGAGACGAGTTCATATTAATTTTCCCACAAATAGCCAAAGAGCAGGATGTGGCCAAAATAGCCTTAAAGATTATTGAAACCATGAAAAGGCCCTTTAAGGTTGAAATGCAGGAATTCCATTTGACAACCAGTATAGGAGTGGCCATTTATCCCCATGATGGGCAGGATGCCGAGACGCTGGTGAAAAACGCCGATTCAGCTTTGTATCTGGCCAAGGAACAGGGTAATACATACCAGCTTTATACGCCGTCCATGAATGACAAAGCTTACGAAAGGCTGAATACGGAGCAGGCTCTCTGCAAAGCCCTGGAGAACGATGAATTTGAGGTGCATTACCAGCCCCAGGTGAATATTATTACAGGTCAAATTACGGGGATGGAAGCCCTGGTTCGTTGGAAACACCCGGAAAAGGGGTTGGTTTACCCGGGTGATTTTATTCAGATCGCCGAAGAAACCGGGCTGATAATTCCAATCGGTGAGTGGGTTTTGCGCACTGCCTGCCTGCAGAGCAAAGCCTGGCAGGATGCCGGATATTCGCCTGTTACCGTTGTGGTCAATCTTTCGGCGCGGCAGTTTCTCCAGCAAAACCTGGTAGAAACTATAACCAGAATACTGCAGGAAACGGGAATGGACCCGAAGTGGTTGGAATTGGAAATTACTGAGGGAGTGATTATGAAGGATGTTGATTATACGGTCAAGGTATTGCAGGAATTGGCTAAAATGGGGATCAGGATTACCATTGACGATTTTGGCACAGGTTATTCTTCGCTAAACTATCTAAAACGTTTTCCGATAAATACGTTGAAAATTGATCGCTCTTTCATTCAGGGTGTAGTTTCCGATATTCAAGATGCGGCTATAGTCAGTACTATTATTGTGCTGGCCCGAAACCTTAACCTGAAGGTAGTTGCCGAGGGAGTGGAAACGGAAGAACAATACCTGTTTCTCCGGGGCAAGCAGTGTTACGACATGCAGGGGTACTGGTTCAGCCGGCCCGTACCTGCAGAGGAATTTGAAGGTCTGTTAAAACGCCAGCCTTTTAGCCGGGTAGTTACCATGGCCGAGGTGGCAGCCACGGAAGAAACTAATCCTTTAGCAAAAACTTGA
- a CDS encoding SpoIIIAH-like family protein, translating to MKSVYFSKKLIWRLTFTVVALVVVVELISLSASFNAGGSAEIHKALPFNDNLKVAVGQAVRGQGGEETPGAADGQGWNVTGYNRKETVKSQFFIEYRMQRDRARGQQIDLLREIVNNANSTEDVRKEAQRRLLQISQLLEKEMEIENMIRAKGFKDAVVFLQDKSATVIVQTTKLAPEEEDKIKGIVNRIANIEESAVSISTVPVKQ from the coding sequence ATGAAATCGGTATATTTTTCCAAAAAACTCATTTGGCGGCTGACTTTTACCGTAGTTGCCCTGGTTGTTGTGGTGGAACTAATCAGTTTGAGCGCTTCTTTTAACGCCGGCGGGTCAGCGGAGATACATAAGGCTTTACCTTTTAATGACAACCTGAAGGTTGCCGTCGGGCAGGCAGTCAGGGGACAGGGAGGAGAGGAGACTCCTGGAGCTGCCGACGGGCAGGGATGGAATGTGACCGGGTACAACCGGAAGGAAACTGTCAAAAGCCAGTTTTTTATCGAGTACAGGATGCAGAGAGACAGGGCCCGTGGACAGCAGATAGATTTGCTCAGGGAGATAGTGAACAACGCCAATTCCACAGAAGACGTCCGCAAAGAGGCCCAGCGCAGGTTACTGCAGATATCCCAGTTGCTGGAAAAAGAAATGGAGATAGAAAACATGATCAGGGCCAAAGGTTTTAAGGATGCCGTAGTGTTTTTACAGGACAAATCAGCCACCGTTATAGTGCAGACCACAAAGCTTGCACCTGAAGAAGAAGATAAAATCAAGGGAATAGTAAACCGCATCGCCAAC
- the efp gene encoding elongation factor P — MISTNDFRTGLTIEIDGDVYSVVEFQHVKPGKGAAFVRTKLKNVRTGAVVEKTFNAGEKIPRARVERREMQYLYSDGDSYNFMDTQNYEQIALTKEQLGDAIKYLKENMNIHVVLWQGNPIGVELPNFVELEVVETAPGIKGDTASGGSKPATLETGAVVQVPFFVEVGDVLQIDTRTGAYLKRV, encoded by the coding sequence ATGATTTCTACAAACGACTTTCGGACAGGCTTAACTATCGAAATAGACGGAGACGTCTATTCCGTAGTGGAATTTCAGCACGTTAAGCCCGGGAAAGGAGCTGCTTTCGTAAGGACTAAACTTAAGAATGTCAGGACTGGGGCAGTTGTGGAAAAAACGTTTAACGCCGGTGAGAAAATACCAAGGGCCAGGGTTGAACGCAGGGAGATGCAGTACTTATACAGCGATGGCGATTCCTATAACTTTATGGATACCCAGAATTATGAGCAGATAGCCCTTACTAAAGAACAATTAGGGGATGCCATTAAATATTTAAAAGAAAATATGAATATTCACGTGGTTTTGTGGCAGGGCAATCCTATAGGCGTAGAATTGCCGAATTTTGTTGAGTTAGAAGTAGTTGAGACTGCGCCTGGCATTAAAGGTGATACTGCTTCCGGAGGCTCCAAACCGGCAACTCTGGAAACTGGTGCCGTTGTACAAGTTCCTTTCTTTGTAGAAGTAGGGGATGTTTTACAGATTGATACCAGGACGGGCGCTTATCTCAAGAGGGTATAG
- a CDS encoding M24 family metallopeptidase — MNQRLLKVQKKIAELELDALLVTGVENRRYLSGFTGTSAILLISPAKAFLITDFRYLEQAEKQAPDFRVVSSTGLPDEALADLVDHEGYRTLGFEADHLTYQQFKNYGEKMPGVTLKPLRTVIEKFREVKDDQEIQLLRKAVAIADKAFTHILDFLRPGITEKEIANELEYYMKTCGAEKSAFDLIIASGSRSALPHGVASGKKLAVGDFVVLDFGCVYQGYHSDMTRTVVLGKASPEQKKIYNIVLEAQKRATAAIAPGKVCSEIDAVARDLIAKEGYGSNFGHGLGHSIGLAIHEKPALAPRDQSALRPGMTVTVEPGIYIRDWGGVRIEDIVVVTGQSVEVLTQSTKKLLEL; from the coding sequence ATGAACCAGAGGCTACTAAAAGTTCAGAAAAAAATTGCTGAATTAGAATTAGATGCTTTATTGGTTACAGGAGTGGAAAACAGGCGTTATCTCAGCGGCTTTACCGGTACAAGCGCAATTTTGCTCATTTCGCCGGCCAAAGCATTCCTGATAACTGATTTTCGTTACCTCGAACAGGCTGAAAAACAGGCTCCGGATTTTAGAGTGGTTTCGTCCACGGGCTTACCTGACGAAGCGTTGGCGGACCTGGTTGACCACGAAGGGTACAGAACTCTTGGGTTTGAGGCGGATCACCTTACATATCAGCAGTTTAAAAATTACGGAGAAAAAATGCCCGGGGTAACTTTAAAACCACTGCGTACAGTAATTGAAAAATTTCGAGAGGTCAAGGATGACCAGGAAATACAACTGCTTCGGAAAGCGGTGGCCATTGCTGACAAGGCCTTTACGCACATTCTTGATTTCCTGCGGCCGGGAATTACCGAAAAGGAAATTGCCAACGAACTCGAGTACTATATGAAAACTTGCGGCGCAGAAAAATCAGCCTTCGACCTGATTATTGCTTCCGGCTCGCGGTCAGCGTTACCCCACGGCGTGGCCTCAGGCAAAAAGCTGGCAGTAGGAGATTTTGTCGTATTAGACTTTGGTTGTGTTTACCAGGGGTATCACTCCGATATGACCAGAACCGTTGTACTTGGAAAAGCCAGTCCGGAGCAGAAAAAGATATACAATATCGTTCTGGAAGCCCAAAAAAGGGCAACGGCAGCTATAGCTCCGGGAAAGGTATGTTCTGAAATCGATGCGGTGGCCAGGGACCTGATTGCCAAAGAAGGTTATGGTTCAAATTTCGGGCACGGTTTAGGACACAGCATAGGTTTGGCTATTCATGAAAAACCCGCTCTGGCTCCCAGAGACCAAAGCGCGCTCAGGCCAGGGATGACGGTAACGGTTGAACCCGGCATATATATCCGTGACTGGGGTGGGGTGCGTATTGAAGATATAGTTGTTGTGACCGGTCAATCCGTGGAGGTCCTGACCCAATCTACTAAGAAACTCTTAGAACTTTAA
- the spoIIIAD gene encoding stage III sporulation protein AD, with the protein MGILEYAMKVVGLGIVATVIIVVIKQQRPEFAVQLSLLVGIMFFTFIIGKVNTVIVVFNQLAQRANINMYYMGTVLKIIGIAYVSEFGAQICRDAGEGAIASKIEFVAKVLIMVMAIPIIIAVFDTLMKIIP; encoded by the coding sequence TTGGGTATCTTGGAATATGCAATGAAGGTTGTGGGCTTAGGCATCGTGGCAACGGTAATCATTGTGGTCATTAAACAGCAAAGGCCAGAATTTGCCGTTCAATTGAGCCTTCTGGTGGGCATAATGTTTTTCACCTTTATTATCGGTAAGGTCAATACGGTGATAGTGGTATTTAACCAACTGGCCCAGCGGGCCAATATCAATATGTATTACATGGGTACTGTGCTAAAGATTATTGGAATAGCTTATGTTTCCGAGTTTGGAGCGCAAATCTGCCGGGATGCCGGCGAGGGAGCCATTGCTTCCAAGATAGAGTTTGTAGCCAAGGTTTTGATTATGGTTATGGCCATTCCAATAATTATTGCTGTTTTTGATACCTTGATGAAAATAATTCCCTAA
- the spoIIIAG gene encoding stage III sporulation protein AG: protein MGNKFFDQLISFFGRNERKDGADKKTNKFNLFIIIGAFGLMLIVLANNFGQQKPQVKITADSGSGSSGQRAEQHISSGTDITDAENAISEKLAEILSQIDGAGEVKATVNLASTMEYEYAVNTSTSNKTTQETDQKGGNRTVTELNEDGQLVLIREGEGNKEIPVVKKEIKPQVQGVVVVAEGANDPEIKARLLDAVQVFLNVSPHRVVVLPKESR, encoded by the coding sequence TTGGGAAACAAATTTTTTGACCAACTGATTTCTTTTTTTGGCAGAAATGAGCGAAAGGACGGGGCAGACAAAAAAACAAACAAATTCAATTTATTTATCATTATTGGCGCTTTTGGCCTTATGCTTATAGTACTTGCCAATAATTTCGGACAGCAAAAACCGCAGGTGAAAATTACGGCGGATTCCGGAAGCGGTAGTTCCGGCCAACGGGCAGAACAGCATATTTCTTCGGGAACCGATATTACAGATGCAGAAAATGCCATCAGTGAGAAGCTCGCAGAAATCCTTTCCCAGATAGACGGCGCAGGCGAAGTAAAAGCCACGGTTAACCTGGCTTCTACCATGGAATATGAATATGCTGTTAATACTTCCACCAGTAACAAAACCACCCAGGAGACCGACCAAAAGGGCGGCAACCGCACAGTGACAGAACTGAATGAAGACGGTCAATTGGTGTTGATCAGGGAAGGTGAGGGGAACAAGGAAATCCCCGTGGTGAAAAAAGAGATCAAGCCTCAGGTACAGGGCGTAGTAGTTGTGGCTGAAGGCGCCAACGACCCTGAAATCAAAGCCCGGTTGCTGGATGCGGTACAGGTTTTCCTCAACGTCTCGCCGCACCGGGTGGTAGTTTTACCAAAAGAGAGTAGGTGA
- the spoIIIAE gene encoding stage III sporulation protein AE, with protein MAGRYKKGWAVIILLALALFSGFLTGRAYAVEPAEEDIRSANAEKVEQELDALDLREMEKYLDEINREIADYVPQLELRSLIGKIARGEFKFGFTDILTGLLKFLFHEIIANSKLLGELLVLTVICAVLQNIESAFEQGTVGKVAWTVCYLTLFILALKSFGIALGIGREAISDMVSFMQATLPVLITLLTAMGNLTSAALFHPLTVTVLSSISTLIKNIVFPLIFFSAVLGLTSNISERFQVSKMSGLMKQWSMALMGLFFTVFLGFLSVQGIAGSVADGVALRTAKFATGAFVPVLGKMFADALDAVVGTSLLLKNVVGLVGIIAIFFICIFPALKILSIMLIFRVAAAISQPISDTKLVESLNTMGNSLGLVFAAVSSVGIMFFFVIAIVLGTGNVSLMMR; from the coding sequence GTGGCTGGAAGATATAAAAAAGGTTGGGCAGTAATAATTTTACTGGCATTAGCCTTGTTTTCAGGCTTTCTTACGGGCCGTGCCTATGCTGTTGAACCCGCTGAAGAAGACATCAGAAGCGCCAATGCCGAAAAAGTAGAACAGGAACTTGATGCCCTTGATTTGCGGGAGATGGAAAAATACCTGGACGAAATCAACAGGGAAATAGCAGATTATGTTCCCCAACTTGAATTGCGCTCCTTAATCGGCAAAATAGCCAGAGGTGAATTTAAGTTTGGTTTTACCGACATATTAACGGGGCTTTTGAAGTTTTTGTTTCATGAAATCATAGCCAATTCCAAACTGTTAGGTGAACTCCTGGTTTTAACGGTGATATGCGCCGTTTTACAGAATATCGAGTCGGCTTTTGAACAAGGAACGGTGGGCAAAGTTGCCTGGACAGTTTGTTACCTGACTTTGTTTATTTTGGCGCTAAAGTCCTTCGGTATCGCCCTTGGTATCGGCAGAGAAGCAATAAGCGACATGGTTTCTTTCATGCAGGCCACGTTGCCTGTTTTAATCACCTTGTTAACGGCTATGGGTAACCTGACTTCGGCGGCGCTTTTTCATCCCCTGACCGTTACTGTTCTCAGCAGTATTAGCACGTTGATTAAAAATATTGTTTTTCCCCTAATTTTTTTCTCGGCGGTATTAGGTTTGACAAGCAATATCTCCGAAAGATTTCAGGTATCAAAAATGTCCGGTTTGATGAAACAATGGAGTATGGCATTAATGGGACTTTTTTTTACCGTATTTTTAGGGTTTCTCAGTGTGCAGGGCATAGCAGGTTCAGTGGCTGACGGTGTTGCCCTGCGAACTGCCAAATTCGCCACCGGGGCCTTTGTGCCGGTTTTGGGCAAAATGTTTGCTGATGCCCTTGATGCAGTGGTAGGCACCTCTTTGCTGCTTAAAAATGTCGTCGGCCTGGTAGGGATTATCGCCATTTTTTTCATCTGTATATTTCCGGCCTTAAAGATTCTGTCTATTATGCTCATTTTCAGGGTGGCGGCGGCGATTAGCCAGCCTATCAGCGATACTAAACTGGTAGAGTCGTTAAACACAATGGGAAACAGCCTGGGACTTGTTTTCGCAGCAGTATCTTCCGTAGGAATTATGTTTTTTTTCGTCATCGCCATTGTCCTTGGGACCGGAAATGTAAGTCTGATGATGAGATAA
- the spoIIIAA gene encoding stage III sporulation protein AA: protein MARQTVLYQEIMEMVPGNLRAILARVPNELMRRAEEIRLRQNRPLIIGHDGGDLFLTPEGEPTVDITQSYTVTGEDLKKTANLLSNSSIYAVEEEVRNGFITVPGGHRVGLAGRVIIDNGKVKTIKYITSLNIRIAREVIGASDNIMPYLIDPIRKEFQHTLIISPPRCGKTTLLRDIVRQLSNGVPSLGFHGVPVGVVDERSEIAGCFRGVPQKDVGIRTDVLDGCPKAEGMIMLIRSMAPKVVATDEIGRKEDIFALEEVLNAGVKILTTVHGANLSELVQRPALKYLVEQGIFERYIVLNREKGVGTVEDILDGKTRQSLKR from the coding sequence ATGGCAAGACAGACGGTGCTTTACCAGGAAATAATGGAAATGGTCCCTGGCAATTTGAGGGCTATTTTGGCCCGTGTGCCCAATGAATTGATGAGGCGAGCTGAAGAAATCCGCCTACGCCAAAACCGCCCGCTGATTATCGGACATGACGGTGGCGATTTGTTTCTTACACCGGAAGGAGAACCTACCGTTGATATTACGCAAAGTTATACTGTGACCGGTGAAGATCTGAAGAAAACTGCCAATTTGCTGAGCAATTCTTCAATATACGCAGTGGAAGAAGAAGTAAGGAACGGGTTTATTACCGTTCCCGGCGGGCACCGTGTGGGGTTGGCCGGCAGGGTTATTATTGATAACGGAAAGGTTAAAACCATTAAATACATAACCAGCCTGAATATCCGGATAGCCCGGGAAGTCATCGGCGCATCCGATAACATCATGCCATATCTTATTGACCCCATTCGAAAAGAGTTTCAGCATACCTTGATAATTTCTCCCCCTAGGTGCGGCAAAACTACGTTGCTGAGAGATATTGTCCGCCAATTGAGCAATGGAGTACCTTCTTTGGGGTTTCATGGGGTACCCGTCGGCGTGGTGGATGAAAGATCCGAGATTGCCGGATGCTTCAGGGGTGTCCCTCAGAAGGATGTCGGCATCAGGACCGATGTCCTGGACGGATGCCCAAAGGCAGAGGGAATGATTATGCTTATTCGTTCTATGGCGCCCAAAGTGGTAGCTACCGATGAAATTGGCCGAAAAGAAGACATTTTTGCCCTGGAAGAAGTATTGAATGCCGGTGTTAAGATCCTGACCACAGTGCATGGCGCCAACCTGAGCGAATTGGTCCAGAGGCCTGCTCTGAAATATCTGGTAGAACAGGGCATTTTTGAACGCTATATTGTTTTGAACCGGGAAAAGGGAGTGGGCACGGTGGAAGATATTCTGGACGGTAAAACCCGGCAGTCTTTGAAGAGGTGA
- the spoIIIAF gene encoding stage III sporulation protein AF — protein sequence MDILKQIVQNVLIIVLLNVLLEMVIPNSNLGRYIKLVMGLFIIVAVLNPILGFLNRDFSILTVSPVEYRGEDLNSLLRKGKSLDSEMKRAALKDYAQKISQQVSALARLDGSAAVQKVVVDIEDNPEAANFGQLKEIVVYLGKNPQAGGNSSGSVGVKPVEINVSGTQEESKTGETPNKDVIKLQGVLADFYGINPDNIKIVFSGK from the coding sequence ATGGATATATTAAAACAGATTGTGCAAAATGTATTAATTATTGTTTTGTTAAATGTTTTACTGGAAATGGTTATCCCCAATTCCAACCTGGGCAGGTATATTAAATTGGTGATGGGCCTGTTTATAATTGTGGCCGTTTTAAATCCTATCCTTGGTTTCCTGAACAGGGATTTTTCCATTTTAACTGTTTCACCGGTTGAATACAGGGGTGAAGATCTCAATAGTTTGCTCAGGAAGGGTAAATCTCTGGACAGTGAAATGAAACGGGCTGCATTAAAGGACTATGCCCAAAAAATCTCTCAGCAAGTTTCCGCTTTGGCACGGTTAGATGGGAGCGCGGCGGTTCAAAAGGTGGTGGTTGATATAGAGGATAACCCTGAGGCAGCCAATTTCGGCCAATTGAAAGAAATTGTTGTCTACTTGGGAAAAAATCCTCAAGCGGGCGGCAACAGCTCAGGCAGTGTGGGTGTAAAACCGGTAGAAATCAACGTAAGCGGCACCCAGGAAGAAAGTAAGACCGGTGAGACCCCAAATAAGGACGTAATAAAACTGCAGGGTGTATTAGCTGATTTTTACGGAATTAACCCGGATAACATAAAGATTGTTTTTTCCGGGAAATGA
- a CDS encoding CD1247 N-terminal domain-containing protein: MTNLKKRVAYLQGLAEGMDIDDGSKEGRILAGIIDVLGEMAEQIEDIEAAQSDLEDYVESIDEDLYNLEGDVHGADIEEYMEVECPNCGQIVCFDAGIVDDEDLIEVTCPNCDEVVYVNDEEILDDTEDAVLEAGNDNRMVSSKDTEDI, translated from the coding sequence GTGACAAACCTGAAGAAAAGAGTAGCATACCTGCAGGGCTTGGCCGAAGGCATGGATATCGATGACGGGTCCAAAGAAGGCAGAATTCTGGCAGGGATTATCGATGTCCTGGGCGAAATGGCCGAGCAGATTGAAGATATTGAAGCAGCTCAGTCGGACCTTGAGGATTACGTAGAAAGCATAGATGAAGACCTATATAATCTTGAGGGCGATGTGCACGGAGCCGATATTGAGGAGTATATGGAAGTAGAATGCCCTAACTGCGGACAGATTGTGTGTTTCGACGCCGGTATTGTTGACGATGAAGACCTTATTGAGGTAACGTGTCCAAACTGTGATGAAGTTGTTTATGTCAATGATGAAGAAATTCTTGACGATACCGAAGACGCTGTTTTGGAAGCGGGGAATGATAACCGCATGGTTTCCTCTAAAGATACGGAAGACATTTAG
- the spoIIIAC gene encoding stage III sporulation protein AC: MDIDLIFQLAGISIVITVIYTVLKQAGRDEYAFATLLLGIVIVLAMVIPRIANLFDTVKDVFNLY; the protein is encoded by the coding sequence ATGGATATCGATCTGATTTTTCAACTGGCCGGAATCAGTATTGTTATTACTGTTATTTATACAGTTCTGAAACAGGCCGGTAGGGATGAGTATGCCTTTGCAACCTTATTGTTGGGGATAGTAATCGTGCTGGCCATGGTTATCCCCAGGATAGCCAACTTGTTTGACACGGTAAAGGACGTTTTTAATCTTTATTAA
- a CDS encoding stage III sporulation protein AB, translating into MLKLIGAFLAVAACGGIGLTVAQHYIQRPKQLRAMLSALQMLETEIVYGATPLPDAMENVGRNCDEKIGRIFLAARDFLCSAEGLTAGEAWHLAVEKYGYDLAFIREDLSVLKRISGFLGCSDRDDQSKHLQLTREQLRYEIAKAEAVAQSNGKVWKSLGFLFGLVLVLMVY; encoded by the coding sequence ATGTTGAAACTGATTGGCGCATTTTTGGCCGTAGCAGCCTGTGGCGGGATAGGACTGACTGTAGCCCAGCATTATATTCAGCGGCCCAAGCAACTGCGGGCCATGCTATCGGCCCTGCAAATGCTGGAGACGGAAATAGTTTATGGCGCTACGCCGCTACCTGACGCAATGGAAAACGTCGGTCGCAACTGTGATGAAAAAATAGGCCGGATTTTTCTGGCGGCCCGTGATTTTCTTTGCTCAGCCGAAGGCTTGACAGCCGGTGAAGCCTGGCATCTGGCGGTAGAAAAATATGGTTACGATTTAGCCTTTATCAGAGAGGACCTGAGTGTTCTAAAGAGAATCAGTGGCTTTTTGGGTTGTTCTGACCGGGATGATCAGAGCAAGCACCTACAGTTAACCAGAGAACAACTCAGGTATGAAATAGCCAAGGCTGAGGCAGTTGCACAGAGCAACGGGAAAGTATGGAAATCGCTGGGGTTTTTGTTTGGCCTGGTTTTGGTCCTGATGGTTTATTAA